In a genomic window of Halobiforma lacisalsi AJ5:
- a CDS encoding uracil-xanthine permease family protein: MKEDDPAAVEAEAEEGEKATGTTDEIAYGIEDEPPLGESAVLGIQHYLTMVGANIAVPLILAEAMGMPDGIRAQFIGTFFVVSGIATLAQTTFGNRYPIVQGAPFSMLAPALAIVAVVTAGDLGGLEGQPAWQAALLQLQGAIVVAALVQVAMGYLGLVGKLRRYLSPVVIAPTIALIGLALFDAPQVTGPDQSWWLLGLTLGLILLFSQYLEFQHRAFRLYPVLLAIGIAWIVAATLSWLGVLSAGHPGHVPLGDVTDASLLLPIHPLQWGTPQVTTPFVVGMFAGVLASMVESIGDYYAVANLTGSAAPSEKRINHGIGMEGLMNVFSGLMGTGGSTSYSENIGAIGLTGVASRYVVQIGAVVMLIAGFVGYFGQLIATIPDPIIGGLFVAMFAQIVAVGVSNLRHVDLDSSRNVFVVGFALFVGLAIPEYMANFESTLAFRAAIDPQATLAPLLEAGPVAGTVVAAWLEAAALAVVDTVFIVGSTGMAVGGLAALVLDNTIPGSREERGLAEWSRIAEDDSEFEPFWDRWLEGGGDDDSR; the protein is encoded by the coding sequence ATGAAGGAGGACGATCCAGCGGCAGTTGAAGCGGAAGCGGAAGAGGGGGAGAAGGCTACCGGAACCACGGACGAGATCGCGTACGGAATCGAGGACGAACCGCCCCTCGGCGAATCGGCGGTGCTCGGGATCCAGCACTACCTGACGATGGTCGGGGCCAACATCGCGGTCCCGCTGATCCTGGCTGAGGCGATGGGCATGCCCGACGGGATCCGCGCCCAGTTCATCGGCACGTTCTTCGTCGTCTCGGGGATCGCGACGCTCGCCCAGACGACGTTCGGGAACCGGTACCCGATCGTCCAGGGCGCGCCGTTCTCGATGCTCGCACCGGCCCTCGCCATCGTCGCGGTCGTCACGGCCGGCGACCTCGGGGGTCTCGAGGGGCAACCGGCCTGGCAAGCGGCCCTGCTCCAGTTACAGGGGGCGATCGTCGTCGCCGCGCTCGTCCAGGTCGCGATGGGCTATCTGGGGCTGGTGGGCAAGCTCAGACGGTACCTCTCGCCGGTCGTCATCGCGCCGACCATCGCGCTGATCGGTCTGGCGCTGTTCGACGCGCCGCAGGTGACCGGCCCGGACCAGAGCTGGTGGCTGCTCGGGCTCACCCTCGGGCTCATCCTGCTTTTCTCCCAGTACCTCGAGTTCCAGCACCGGGCGTTCAGACTGTATCCGGTCTTGCTCGCGATCGGCATCGCCTGGATTGTCGCCGCGACGCTGTCCTGGCTCGGCGTCCTGAGCGCCGGTCACCCGGGACACGTGCCGCTCGGCGACGTGACCGACGCGTCGCTGCTGTTGCCCATCCACCCGCTCCAGTGGGGGACCCCGCAGGTGACGACCCCGTTCGTCGTCGGCATGTTCGCGGGCGTACTCGCCTCGATGGTCGAGAGCATCGGCGACTACTACGCGGTCGCGAACCTGACAGGGTCGGCCGCGCCGAGCGAGAAGCGGATCAACCACGGGATCGGGATGGAGGGCCTGATGAACGTGTTCTCCGGCCTGATGGGGACCGGCGGGTCGACCTCCTACTCCGAGAACATCGGCGCGATCGGGCTCACCGGCGTCGCCTCGCGGTACGTCGTCCAGATCGGCGCTGTCGTCATGCTGATCGCCGGCTTCGTCGGCTACTTCGGCCAGCTCATCGCGACGATCCCGGACCCGATCATCGGCGGGCTCTTCGTCGCGATGTTCGCCCAGATCGTCGCCGTCGGCGTCTCGAACCTGCGACACGTCGACCTCGACTCCTCGAGAAACGTCTTCGTCGTCGGCTTCGCCCTCTTCGTCGGGCTGGCGATCCCGGAGTACATGGCGAACTTCGAGAGCACGCTCGCGTTCCGCGCCGCCATCGACCCACAGGCGACGCTCGCCCCGCTGCTCGAGGCGGGCCCCGTCGCCGGTACGGTCGTCGCGGCCTGGCTCGAGGCCGCGGCGCTCGCCGTCGTCGACACCGTCTTCATCGTCGGGTCGACGGGAATGGCCGTCGGCGGCCTGGCGGCGCTCGTGCTCGACAACACGATCCCCGGGAGCCGCGAGGAGCGCGGCCTCGCGGAGTGGAGCCGGATCGCCGAGGACGACTCCGAGTTCGAACCGTTCTGGGACCGGTGGCTCGAGGGCGGCGGTGACGACGACTCGCGCTAG